A window from Prinia subflava isolate CZ2003 ecotype Zambia chromosome Z, Cam_Psub_1.2, whole genome shotgun sequence encodes these proteins:
- the SLC45A2 gene encoding membrane-associated transporter protein isoform X3: MTLTKESFHRALPLTSGAATADVDGPREKEEAPRQSVMRTGAVVPRRRAVGRLVMHSMAMFGREFCYAVEAAFVTPVLLSVGLPKNLYSLVWLISPILGFVLQPVVGSASDHCTCSWGKRRPYILGLGIIMLLGMALYLNGDVIISADFVDGPIKAYLFDVCSHQDKEKGLHYHALFTGLGGALGYLTGAMDWGQTILGYTLASEFQVIFLFAALVFIICLTLHLCSIPEVPLRQENEEAKFLLEVTEPHKYNSIEEEIKNGYLKSTCAELKAAAKPGKCAVASRTEVKRQMTLKSLLKTLLSMPSHYRCLCVSHLFGWMAFLSNMLFFTDFMGQVVYHGNPYAPHNSTLYLTYKTGVEMGCWGLCINAISSSVYSYLQKVLLPYIGLKGLYFIGYLLFGLGTGLIGLFPNLYSTLALCSLFGVMSSTLYTVPFHLIAEYHREEESLKLQEGEHVEEQGRGKGIDCAALTCMVQLAQIILGVGLGLLVSVAGSAVTVISASTVALIGCCFVAFCIRYVD, encoded by the exons ATGACCTTAACGAAGGAGAGCTTCCACAGGGCTCTTCCCCTCACCTCTGGAGCGGCCACGGCCGACGTGGATGGCCCCAGAGAGAAGGAGGAAGCTCCGAGGCAGTCGGTGATGAGGACTGGAGCAGTGGTGCCCAGGAGGCGAGCGGTGGGAAGGCTGGTCATGCACAGCATGGCCATGTTCGGCCGGGAGTTCTGCTATGCCGTGGAGGCTGCCTTTGTCACGCCAGTGCTGCTCAGTGTAGGGCTGCCCAAGAACCTCTACAGCCTCGTGTGGCTCATCAGCCCTATCCTGGGCTTCGTGCTGCAGCCCGTGGTAGGTTCAGCCAGTGATCACTGCACCTGTAGCTGGGGCAAGAGGCGACCTTACATTCTGGGTCTGGGCATCATAATGCTGTTAGGCATGGCTTTGTACCTCAATGGGGACGTGATCATCTCAG CTGATTTTGTTGATGGTCCCATCAAAGCGTATTTATTTGATGTCTGCTCTCATCAGGATAAAGAAAAGGGTCTGCATTACCACGCCCTCTTTACAG GTTTGGGAGGAGCCCTGGGTTACCTTACAGGTGCTATGGACTGGGGTCAAACGATACTAGGATATACCTTGGCATCGGAATTCCAGGTGATTTTCTTATTCGCAGCCTTGGTTTTCATAATCTGCCTTACCCTACATCTGTGCAGTATTCCTGAAGTCCCACTCAGACAGGAAAACGAAGAGGCAAAGTTCTTGTTGGAAGTGACTGAACCCCACAAATACAACTCCATAGAGGAGGAAATTAAGAATGGTTACTTAAAATCAACATGTGCCGAACTGAAGGCAGCAGCCAAGCCAGGGAAATGCGCGGTTGCGTCACGCACGGAG GTAAAAAGACAGATGACCCTTAAATCCCTCTTGAAGACACTTTTAAGCATGCCATCGCACTATCGCTGCCTGTGTGTGAGCCACCTCTTTGGATGGATGGCATTCCTGTCCAACATGCTCTTCTTCACGGATTTCATGGGACAG GTTGTGTACCACGGGAATCCTTATGCACCTCACAACTCCACACTTTACCTTACCTACAAAACTGGGGTGGAGATGGGATGCTGGGGACTGTGCATCAATGCAATTTCTTCATCAGTCTATTCTT ACTTGCAGAAAGTCCTTCTGCCATACATAGGATTAAAGGGACTTTATTTCATTGGATACCTACTTTTTGGACTGGGTACTGGATTAATTGGCTTGTTTCCCAATCTCTATTCCACTCTGGCTCTTTGTTCACTCTTTGGAGTCATGTCCAGTACTCTGTACACAGTTCCATTCCACCTCATTGCAGAGTACCACAGGGAAGAAGAG agcctgaagcTGCAGGAAGGGGAACACGTGGAGGAGCAGGGGCGAGGGAAGGGCATCGACTGCGCTGCTCTGACCTGCATGGTCCAGCTGGCCCAGATCATTCTTGGCGTGGGCCTGGGGCTCCTGGTCAGCGTTGCTGGCAGCGCTGTCACCGTGATTTCGGCATCCACAGTGGCACTCATCGGCTGCTGCTTCGTGGCTTTCTGCATTCGCTATGTGGACTAG
- the SLC45A2 gene encoding membrane-associated transporter protein isoform X4, with product MTLTKESFHRALPLTSGAATADVDGPREKEEAPRQSVMRTGAVVPRRRAVGRLVMHSMAMFGREFCYAVEAAFVTPVLLSVGLPKNLYSLVWLISPILGFVLQPVVGSASDHCTCSWGKRRPYILGLGIIMLLGMALYLNGDVIISGLGGALGYLTGAMDWGQTILGYTLASEFQVIFLFAALVFIICLTLHLCSIPEVPLRQENEEAKFLLEVTEPHKYNSIEEEIKNGYLKSTCAELKAAAKPGKCAVASRTEVKRQMTLKSLLKTLLSMPSHYRCLCVSHLFGWMAFLSNMLFFTDFMGQVVYHGNPYAPHNSTLYLTYKTGVEMGCWGLCINAISSSVYSYLQKVLLPYIGLKGLYFIGYLLFGLGTGLIGLFPNLYSTLALCSLFGVMSSTLYTVPFHLIAEYHREEESLKLQEGEHVEEQGRGKGIDCAALTCMVQLAQIILGVGLGLLVSVAGSAVTVISASTVALIGCCFVAFCIRYVD from the exons ATGACCTTAACGAAGGAGAGCTTCCACAGGGCTCTTCCCCTCACCTCTGGAGCGGCCACGGCCGACGTGGATGGCCCCAGAGAGAAGGAGGAAGCTCCGAGGCAGTCGGTGATGAGGACTGGAGCAGTGGTGCCCAGGAGGCGAGCGGTGGGAAGGCTGGTCATGCACAGCATGGCCATGTTCGGCCGGGAGTTCTGCTATGCCGTGGAGGCTGCCTTTGTCACGCCAGTGCTGCTCAGTGTAGGGCTGCCCAAGAACCTCTACAGCCTCGTGTGGCTCATCAGCCCTATCCTGGGCTTCGTGCTGCAGCCCGTGGTAGGTTCAGCCAGTGATCACTGCACCTGTAGCTGGGGCAAGAGGCGACCTTACATTCTGGGTCTGGGCATCATAATGCTGTTAGGCATGGCTTTGTACCTCAATGGGGACGTGATCATCTCAG GTTTGGGAGGAGCCCTGGGTTACCTTACAGGTGCTATGGACTGGGGTCAAACGATACTAGGATATACCTTGGCATCGGAATTCCAGGTGATTTTCTTATTCGCAGCCTTGGTTTTCATAATCTGCCTTACCCTACATCTGTGCAGTATTCCTGAAGTCCCACTCAGACAGGAAAACGAAGAGGCAAAGTTCTTGTTGGAAGTGACTGAACCCCACAAATACAACTCCATAGAGGAGGAAATTAAGAATGGTTACTTAAAATCAACATGTGCCGAACTGAAGGCAGCAGCCAAGCCAGGGAAATGCGCGGTTGCGTCACGCACGGAG GTAAAAAGACAGATGACCCTTAAATCCCTCTTGAAGACACTTTTAAGCATGCCATCGCACTATCGCTGCCTGTGTGTGAGCCACCTCTTTGGATGGATGGCATTCCTGTCCAACATGCTCTTCTTCACGGATTTCATGGGACAG GTTGTGTACCACGGGAATCCTTATGCACCTCACAACTCCACACTTTACCTTACCTACAAAACTGGGGTGGAGATGGGATGCTGGGGACTGTGCATCAATGCAATTTCTTCATCAGTCTATTCTT ACTTGCAGAAAGTCCTTCTGCCATACATAGGATTAAAGGGACTTTATTTCATTGGATACCTACTTTTTGGACTGGGTACTGGATTAATTGGCTTGTTTCCCAATCTCTATTCCACTCTGGCTCTTTGTTCACTCTTTGGAGTCATGTCCAGTACTCTGTACACAGTTCCATTCCACCTCATTGCAGAGTACCACAGGGAAGAAGAG agcctgaagcTGCAGGAAGGGGAACACGTGGAGGAGCAGGGGCGAGGGAAGGGCATCGACTGCGCTGCTCTGACCTGCATGGTCCAGCTGGCCCAGATCATTCTTGGCGTGGGCCTGGGGCTCCTGGTCAGCGTTGCTGGCAGCGCTGTCACCGTGATTTCGGCATCCACAGTGGCACTCATCGGCTGCTGCTTCGTGGCTTTCTGCATTCGCTATGTGGACTAG
- the SLC45A2 gene encoding membrane-associated transporter protein isoform X5, with the protein MIWAPCQLEQAAPARHRTARSRSHDLNEGELPQGSSPHLWSGHGRRGWPQREGGSSEAVGDEDWSSGAQEASGGKAGHAQHGHVRPGVLLCRGGCLCHASAAQCRAAQEPLQPRVAHQPYPGLRAAARGLGGALGYLTGAMDWGQTILGYTLASEFQVIFLFAALVFIICLTLHLCSIPEVPLRQENEEAKFLLEVTEPHKYNSIEEEIKNGYLKSTCAELKAAAKPGKCAVASRTEVKRQMTLKSLLKTLLSMPSHYRCLCVSHLFGWMAFLSNMLFFTDFMGQVVYHGNPYAPHNSTLYLTYKTGVEMGCWGLCINAISSSVYSYLQKVLLPYIGLKGLYFIGYLLFGLGTGLIGLFPNLYSTLALCSLFGVMSSTLYTVPFHLIAEYHREEESLKLQEGEHVEEQGRGKGIDCAALTCMVQLAQIILGVGLGLLVSVAGSAVTVISASTVALIGCCFVAFCIRYVD; encoded by the exons ATGATCTGGGCCCCATgtcagctggagcaggcagcaccAGCTCGCCACCGCACTGCTCGCAGCCGGAGCCATGACCTTAACGAAGGAGAGCTTCCACAGGGCTCTTCCCCTCACCTCTGGAGCGGCCACGGCCGACGTGGATGGCCCCAGAGAGAAGGAGGAAGCTCCGAGGCAGTCGGTGATGAGGACTGGAGCAGTGGTGCCCAGGAGGCGAGCGGTGGGAAGGCTGGTCATGCACAGCATGGCCATGTTCGGCCGGGAGTTCTGCTATGCCGTGGAGGCTGCCTTTGTCACGCCAGTGCTGCTCAGTGTAGGGCTGCCCAAGAACCTCTACAGCCTCGTGTGGCTCATCAGCCCTATCCTGGGCTTCGTGCTGCAGCCCGTG GTTTGGGAGGAGCCCTGGGTTACCTTACAGGTGCTATGGACTGGGGTCAAACGATACTAGGATATACCTTGGCATCGGAATTCCAGGTGATTTTCTTATTCGCAGCCTTGGTTTTCATAATCTGCCTTACCCTACATCTGTGCAGTATTCCTGAAGTCCCACTCAGACAGGAAAACGAAGAGGCAAAGTTCTTGTTGGAAGTGACTGAACCCCACAAATACAACTCCATAGAGGAGGAAATTAAGAATGGTTACTTAAAATCAACATGTGCCGAACTGAAGGCAGCAGCCAAGCCAGGGAAATGCGCGGTTGCGTCACGCACGGAG GTAAAAAGACAGATGACCCTTAAATCCCTCTTGAAGACACTTTTAAGCATGCCATCGCACTATCGCTGCCTGTGTGTGAGCCACCTCTTTGGATGGATGGCATTCCTGTCCAACATGCTCTTCTTCACGGATTTCATGGGACAG GTTGTGTACCACGGGAATCCTTATGCACCTCACAACTCCACACTTTACCTTACCTACAAAACTGGGGTGGAGATGGGATGCTGGGGACTGTGCATCAATGCAATTTCTTCATCAGTCTATTCTT ACTTGCAGAAAGTCCTTCTGCCATACATAGGATTAAAGGGACTTTATTTCATTGGATACCTACTTTTTGGACTGGGTACTGGATTAATTGGCTTGTTTCCCAATCTCTATTCCACTCTGGCTCTTTGTTCACTCTTTGGAGTCATGTCCAGTACTCTGTACACAGTTCCATTCCACCTCATTGCAGAGTACCACAGGGAAGAAGAG agcctgaagcTGCAGGAAGGGGAACACGTGGAGGAGCAGGGGCGAGGGAAGGGCATCGACTGCGCTGCTCTGACCTGCATGGTCCAGCTGGCCCAGATCATTCTTGGCGTGGGCCTGGGGCTCCTGGTCAGCGTTGCTGGCAGCGCTGTCACCGTGATTTCGGCATCCACAGTGGCACTCATCGGCTGCTGCTTCGTGGCTTTCTGCATTCGCTATGTGGACTAG
- the SLC45A2 gene encoding membrane-associated transporter protein isoform X2 has product MIWAPCQLEQAAPARHRTARSRSHDLNEGELPQGSSPHLWSGHGRRGWPQREGGSSEAVGDEDWSSGAQEASGGKAGHAQHGHVRPGVLLCRGGCLCHASAAQCRAAQEPLQPRVAHQPYPGLRAAARAFIDEREKQRTWAIVITMLGVVLFDFAADFVDGPIKAYLFDVCSHQDKEKGLHYHALFTGLGGALGYLTGAMDWGQTILGYTLASEFQVIFLFAALVFIICLTLHLCSIPEVPLRQENEEAKFLLEVTEPHKYNSIEEEIKNGYLKSTCAELKAAAKPGKCAVASRTEVKRQMTLKSLLKTLLSMPSHYRCLCVSHLFGWMAFLSNMLFFTDFMGQVVYHGNPYAPHNSTLYLTYKTGVEMGCWGLCINAISSSVYSYLQKVLLPYIGLKGLYFIGYLLFGLGTGLIGLFPNLYSTLALCSLFGVMSSTLYTVPFHLIAEYHREEESLKLQEGEHVEEQGRGKGIDCAALTCMVQLAQIILGVGLGLLVSVAGSAVTVISASTVALIGCCFVAFCIRYVD; this is encoded by the exons ATGATCTGGGCCCCATgtcagctggagcaggcagcaccAGCTCGCCACCGCACTGCTCGCAGCCGGAGCCATGACCTTAACGAAGGAGAGCTTCCACAGGGCTCTTCCCCTCACCTCTGGAGCGGCCACGGCCGACGTGGATGGCCCCAGAGAGAAGGAGGAAGCTCCGAGGCAGTCGGTGATGAGGACTGGAGCAGTGGTGCCCAGGAGGCGAGCGGTGGGAAGGCTGGTCATGCACAGCATGGCCATGTTCGGCCGGGAGTTCTGCTATGCCGTGGAGGCTGCCTTTGTCACGCCAGTGCTGCTCAGTGTAGGGCTGCCCAAGAACCTCTACAGCCTCGTGTGGCTCATCAGCCCTATCCTGGGCTTCGTGCTGCAGCCCGTG ctttcatcgatgagagagaaaaacagcGGACGTGGGCAATAGTCATTACCATGCTGGGAGTAGTACTTTTTGATTTTGCAGCTGATTTTGTTGATGGTCCCATCAAAGCGTATTTATTTGATGTCTGCTCTCATCAGGATAAAGAAAAGGGTCTGCATTACCACGCCCTCTTTACAG GTTTGGGAGGAGCCCTGGGTTACCTTACAGGTGCTATGGACTGGGGTCAAACGATACTAGGATATACCTTGGCATCGGAATTCCAGGTGATTTTCTTATTCGCAGCCTTGGTTTTCATAATCTGCCTTACCCTACATCTGTGCAGTATTCCTGAAGTCCCACTCAGACAGGAAAACGAAGAGGCAAAGTTCTTGTTGGAAGTGACTGAACCCCACAAATACAACTCCATAGAGGAGGAAATTAAGAATGGTTACTTAAAATCAACATGTGCCGAACTGAAGGCAGCAGCCAAGCCAGGGAAATGCGCGGTTGCGTCACGCACGGAG GTAAAAAGACAGATGACCCTTAAATCCCTCTTGAAGACACTTTTAAGCATGCCATCGCACTATCGCTGCCTGTGTGTGAGCCACCTCTTTGGATGGATGGCATTCCTGTCCAACATGCTCTTCTTCACGGATTTCATGGGACAG GTTGTGTACCACGGGAATCCTTATGCACCTCACAACTCCACACTTTACCTTACCTACAAAACTGGGGTGGAGATGGGATGCTGGGGACTGTGCATCAATGCAATTTCTTCATCAGTCTATTCTT ACTTGCAGAAAGTCCTTCTGCCATACATAGGATTAAAGGGACTTTATTTCATTGGATACCTACTTTTTGGACTGGGTACTGGATTAATTGGCTTGTTTCCCAATCTCTATTCCACTCTGGCTCTTTGTTCACTCTTTGGAGTCATGTCCAGTACTCTGTACACAGTTCCATTCCACCTCATTGCAGAGTACCACAGGGAAGAAGAG agcctgaagcTGCAGGAAGGGGAACACGTGGAGGAGCAGGGGCGAGGGAAGGGCATCGACTGCGCTGCTCTGACCTGCATGGTCCAGCTGGCCCAGATCATTCTTGGCGTGGGCCTGGGGCTCCTGGTCAGCGTTGCTGGCAGCGCTGTCACCGTGATTTCGGCATCCACAGTGGCACTCATCGGCTGCTGCTTCGTGGCTTTCTGCATTCGCTATGTGGACTAG
- the SLC45A2 gene encoding membrane-associated transporter protein isoform X1, whose protein sequence is MTLTKESFHRALPLTSGAATADVDGPREKEEAPRQSVMRTGAVVPRRRAVGRLVMHSMAMFGREFCYAVEAAFVTPVLLSVGLPKNLYSLVWLISPILGFVLQPVVGSASDHCTCSWGKRRPYILGLGIIMLLGMALYLNGDVIISAFIDEREKQRTWAIVITMLGVVLFDFAADFVDGPIKAYLFDVCSHQDKEKGLHYHALFTGLGGALGYLTGAMDWGQTILGYTLASEFQVIFLFAALVFIICLTLHLCSIPEVPLRQENEEAKFLLEVTEPHKYNSIEEEIKNGYLKSTCAELKAAAKPGKCAVASRTEVKRQMTLKSLLKTLLSMPSHYRCLCVSHLFGWMAFLSNMLFFTDFMGQVVYHGNPYAPHNSTLYLTYKTGVEMGCWGLCINAISSSVYSYLQKVLLPYIGLKGLYFIGYLLFGLGTGLIGLFPNLYSTLALCSLFGVMSSTLYTVPFHLIAEYHREEESLKLQEGEHVEEQGRGKGIDCAALTCMVQLAQIILGVGLGLLVSVAGSAVTVISASTVALIGCCFVAFCIRYVD, encoded by the exons ATGACCTTAACGAAGGAGAGCTTCCACAGGGCTCTTCCCCTCACCTCTGGAGCGGCCACGGCCGACGTGGATGGCCCCAGAGAGAAGGAGGAAGCTCCGAGGCAGTCGGTGATGAGGACTGGAGCAGTGGTGCCCAGGAGGCGAGCGGTGGGAAGGCTGGTCATGCACAGCATGGCCATGTTCGGCCGGGAGTTCTGCTATGCCGTGGAGGCTGCCTTTGTCACGCCAGTGCTGCTCAGTGTAGGGCTGCCCAAGAACCTCTACAGCCTCGTGTGGCTCATCAGCCCTATCCTGGGCTTCGTGCTGCAGCCCGTGGTAGGTTCAGCCAGTGATCACTGCACCTGTAGCTGGGGCAAGAGGCGACCTTACATTCTGGGTCTGGGCATCATAATGCTGTTAGGCATGGCTTTGTACCTCAATGGGGACGTGATCATCTCAG ctttcatcgatgagagagaaaaacagcGGACGTGGGCAATAGTCATTACCATGCTGGGAGTAGTACTTTTTGATTTTGCAGCTGATTTTGTTGATGGTCCCATCAAAGCGTATTTATTTGATGTCTGCTCTCATCAGGATAAAGAAAAGGGTCTGCATTACCACGCCCTCTTTACAG GTTTGGGAGGAGCCCTGGGTTACCTTACAGGTGCTATGGACTGGGGTCAAACGATACTAGGATATACCTTGGCATCGGAATTCCAGGTGATTTTCTTATTCGCAGCCTTGGTTTTCATAATCTGCCTTACCCTACATCTGTGCAGTATTCCTGAAGTCCCACTCAGACAGGAAAACGAAGAGGCAAAGTTCTTGTTGGAAGTGACTGAACCCCACAAATACAACTCCATAGAGGAGGAAATTAAGAATGGTTACTTAAAATCAACATGTGCCGAACTGAAGGCAGCAGCCAAGCCAGGGAAATGCGCGGTTGCGTCACGCACGGAG GTAAAAAGACAGATGACCCTTAAATCCCTCTTGAAGACACTTTTAAGCATGCCATCGCACTATCGCTGCCTGTGTGTGAGCCACCTCTTTGGATGGATGGCATTCCTGTCCAACATGCTCTTCTTCACGGATTTCATGGGACAG GTTGTGTACCACGGGAATCCTTATGCACCTCACAACTCCACACTTTACCTTACCTACAAAACTGGGGTGGAGATGGGATGCTGGGGACTGTGCATCAATGCAATTTCTTCATCAGTCTATTCTT ACTTGCAGAAAGTCCTTCTGCCATACATAGGATTAAAGGGACTTTATTTCATTGGATACCTACTTTTTGGACTGGGTACTGGATTAATTGGCTTGTTTCCCAATCTCTATTCCACTCTGGCTCTTTGTTCACTCTTTGGAGTCATGTCCAGTACTCTGTACACAGTTCCATTCCACCTCATTGCAGAGTACCACAGGGAAGAAGAG agcctgaagcTGCAGGAAGGGGAACACGTGGAGGAGCAGGGGCGAGGGAAGGGCATCGACTGCGCTGCTCTGACCTGCATGGTCCAGCTGGCCCAGATCATTCTTGGCGTGGGCCTGGGGCTCCTGGTCAGCGTTGCTGGCAGCGCTGTCACCGTGATTTCGGCATCCACAGTGGCACTCATCGGCTGCTGCTTCGTGGCTTTCTGCATTCGCTATGTGGACTAG